In one window of Acidobacteriota bacterium DNA:
- a CDS encoding DUF362 domain-containing protein: MNQRARGCRHRRSFAEIAASLPFLVPRFDLDCCPLRSRVAILDANQYSEKLCQTLYEGMKLFNLDVSGKSVLLKPNLVDYIPGAHINTHPLLVAAAAEVFKRLGARSVVVGEGPGHQRDTFLVLCESGLFEQLSRVSVPFVDLNRDCVVKRKLRTDYSGLHEIWLPRTILEADFIVSMPKIKTHHWSGVTLSMKNMFGVVPGVKYGWPKNILHWKGIEQCIVDICATLPIHFVIADGIVAMEGNGPLAGSPRHLDKLVLADDAVAADATCASLMGLLPERVLHIAAAAKFLGNSSLESIDHLAESLKLLSRPFDLASEFRYLKRSCV, from the coding sequence ATGAATCAACGTGCACGGGGTTGTCGCCACAGAAGGTCATTCGCGGAAATTGCAGCGTCGCTCCCTTTCTTAGTGCCACGATTCGATTTGGATTGCTGCCCCCTTCGGTCTCGCGTGGCCATCCTCGACGCCAATCAGTACTCCGAAAAGCTTTGTCAAACTTTGTATGAGGGGATGAAGCTTTTTAATCTCGATGTTTCCGGCAAATCGGTTCTACTCAAGCCCAATCTGGTGGACTACATTCCCGGCGCCCACATCAATACCCACCCTTTGCTGGTAGCAGCGGCGGCAGAAGTCTTCAAGCGATTGGGAGCGCGATCGGTGGTTGTGGGCGAAGGCCCCGGGCACCAGCGTGATACCTTCCTCGTTCTCTGCGAGAGCGGCCTTTTTGAGCAGCTTTCGAGGGTCTCGGTTCCATTCGTTGATCTGAATCGCGACTGTGTCGTCAAGAGAAAGCTTCGCACCGATTACTCCGGTCTTCATGAAATCTGGCTACCGCGGACGATTCTGGAAGCTGACTTCATTGTTTCCATGCCGAAAATCAAGACTCATCATTGGAGCGGGGTAACGCTCAGTATGAAGAACATGTTTGGCGTGGTTCCCGGCGTCAAATACGGCTGGCCGAAGAACATTCTCCATTGGAAGGGCATTGAGCAGTGCATCGTGGACATTTGCGCCACGCTTCCAATCCACTTCGTGATCGCCGATGGGATCGTCGCGATGGAAGGGAATGGTCCCCTGGCAGGATCACCTCGTCATCTCGATAAGCTCGTCCTGGCAGATGATGCTGTGGCTGCCGACGCGACCTGCGCTAGTCTTATGGGCTTGTTGCCGGAACGGGTGCTGCACATAGCGGCGGCAGCAAAGTTCCTCGGAAATTCCTCACTCGAGAGCATTGACCACCTGGCCGAATCCCTAAAGCTACTGAGCCGACCTTTCGACTTGGCCTCAGAGTTTCGCTATTTAAAACGTAGCTGCGTTTAG
- a CDS encoding DUF4365 domain-containing protein — translation MAELTAISSIRTTLQNSSQNIPDLGPLPKSDDNADLQRKSIKALNALLQNQDNLIFRGEPVEDYGVDGSFELKIGGRMTNFRAQVQLKGTASVEPNRDGSISFPVRTANLNHLLNGTCPVYLLFDAGTKDFWYVWAHDESLRLQTINPAWKNQETVTLRFTERLALDTLSAVVDRVLREGRLIREIRDSLARSTTNEPVVISIDSASLAVTDPIQAQHMLLVSGLTIVAAGFPSEAQRLLDLIDPRTKIVARFQLTAGYAHYILGNHYAALGHIRQALARVQELSQNERSFLDNLKDTCELRVGIIDYSTHGQRAEARAQAIGGLVLLQERLEMAYYRSLRVRDEGTRAALGKEVREVVSQILVDSDASEAAKVQARLTLLHVEGAGATSAVAHQLGLDWMRQHLATTYGTHLAADYRQVTARLADWEASANNALKAAYDLGHPFLTAQALSIWVAICICQLLNKRIDALYRNKVFRVPEAIASRARQSIATASSILERAGSVEGKLRISILHADFLEITGDLAAAKKLAAEIRPEAEAMGFTDIAGRASDILADRTLLKEFEREEERFKQTDEDIWFAQLSDEELRSLARDTLQALGIPMDRLGIAEQSSRNDREITRERVHWCRHLELLEHLSQTLDPRRAFISLPNRKCVCQKFGYETRIETSEAQTLVGTFKKMFCTGCEARDPKLP, via the coding sequence ATTGCAGAGCTGACGGCTATCAGTTCCATCCGCACTACTTTGCAGAATAGCAGTCAGAACATCCCCGATCTAGGGCCTCTTCCCAAGTCTGACGATAATGCAGATTTACAAAGGAAGAGCATCAAGGCCCTAAATGCCCTTCTTCAGAATCAGGATAATCTTATCTTCCGCGGTGAGCCAGTTGAGGATTACGGCGTCGACGGGAGTTTCGAACTCAAGATCGGCGGCCGCATGACGAACTTTCGTGCACAAGTGCAGCTAAAGGGCACCGCGTCCGTCGAGCCCAACCGAGATGGCAGTATATCTTTTCCGGTGCGCACGGCCAACTTGAATCACCTGCTCAATGGAACTTGCCCTGTCTATCTCCTGTTCGATGCAGGCACCAAGGATTTCTGGTACGTCTGGGCGCATGACGAGAGCCTCCGACTGCAAACGATCAATCCTGCCTGGAAAAACCAAGAGACGGTCACGCTTCGATTCACCGAACGTCTCGCGTTGGACACGCTATCGGCGGTCGTCGACCGTGTGCTCCGTGAAGGGCGCCTAATCCGTGAGATTCGCGATTCCCTTGCGCGTTCGACGACTAACGAACCGGTCGTGATCAGCATCGACTCCGCATCTCTTGCTGTAACTGACCCTATCCAAGCGCAGCATATGTTGTTAGTGAGCGGTCTGACAATTGTTGCCGCCGGTTTCCCCTCAGAGGCACAGCGATTACTGGATCTAATCGATCCCCGAACCAAGATTGTGGCGCGATTTCAACTTACTGCTGGCTACGCCCATTACATTTTAGGAAATCACTACGCCGCTCTGGGGCATATCCGTCAGGCGTTGGCTCGGGTACAGGAGTTATCTCAGAACGAGAGAAGCTTCCTTGACAATCTCAAAGATACCTGTGAGCTGCGCGTTGGCATAATTGATTACTCAACACACGGACAGAGGGCAGAGGCTCGGGCCCAAGCGATTGGAGGGCTTGTGCTGCTTCAGGAACGATTGGAGATGGCTTACTATCGGTCGTTGAGGGTACGCGACGAGGGGACAAGAGCCGCATTGGGTAAGGAGGTCCGTGAAGTCGTTAGCCAAATTCTTGTTGATTCCGATGCAAGCGAAGCCGCAAAAGTTCAAGCACGGTTGACCCTTTTGCATGTCGAGGGTGCAGGCGCGACGTCAGCTGTAGCGCATCAGCTGGGATTGGATTGGATGCGTCAGCATCTTGCGACGACATACGGGACACACCTAGCCGCTGATTATCGGCAAGTGACCGCACGACTGGCCGATTGGGAAGCATCAGCGAACAATGCCCTCAAGGCTGCATACGACCTGGGACATCCGTTTCTGACAGCACAGGCATTGTCCATATGGGTGGCAATCTGCATTTGCCAATTGTTGAACAAGCGAATCGACGCCTTGTACCGCAACAAAGTCTTTCGAGTTCCCGAGGCGATTGCATCAAGAGCTCGGCAGTCGATCGCGACCGCCTCTTCGATCCTCGAACGAGCGGGGAGCGTAGAGGGTAAGCTCCGAATTAGCATTCTCCATGCGGATTTCCTCGAAATTACCGGCGACCTTGCAGCGGCCAAAAAGCTCGCGGCGGAAATTCGCCCAGAGGCTGAGGCTATGGGCTTCACCGACATTGCCGGACGAGCGAGCGATATCCTTGCGGATAGGACGTTGCTGAAGGAGTTCGAGCGAGAAGAGGAACGCTTCAAGCAGACCGATGAAGATATCTGGTTCGCTCAACTGAGCGATGAAGAACTCCGAAGCCTTGCTCGTGACACACTCCAGGCGCTAGGCATCCCCATGGACCGCTTGGGAATAGCGGAACAGTCCTCCAGGAACGATCGCGAGATCACGCGCGAGCGTGTCCACTGGTGTCGGCACCTAGAATTATTGGAGCACCTTTCGCAGACACTTGATCCAAGAAGGGCCTTTATCAGCTTACCGAACCGTAAATGCGTCTGCCAAAAGTTCGGTTACGAAACAAGGATCGAGACGTCCGAGGCGCAAACGCTGGTGGGCACCTTTAAGAAGATGTTCTGCACGGGCTGCGAGGCGCGCGACCCAAAATTGCCATGA
- a CDS encoding lytic transglycosylase domain-containing protein: MRLSILIAIAVVVGSVALAQGPPGLLQYETRCAEYYANSYHVPPKLVEAVIDVESNWNPFAVSPKGAVGLMQLMPRTAFALGVHNRFQVEDNIRGGVAYLAWLIRLFRDDLRLAMAAYVAGPKPILAHGLTYSSREVFLYVSHVAARCRARCLEEATGGN, translated from the coding sequence GTGAGATTAAGCATCCTCATTGCAATCGCAGTTGTCGTGGGGTCAGTGGCTTTGGCTCAAGGCCCTCCAGGGCTTCTGCAATACGAGACCCGGTGTGCCGAATACTACGCGAATAGCTACCATGTCCCGCCAAAGCTGGTCGAAGCGGTGATTGACGTCGAGTCGAATTGGAACCCGTTCGCGGTCTCGCCGAAAGGTGCTGTGGGCCTGATGCAGTTGATGCCCAGGACAGCTTTTGCGCTCGGCGTGCACAACAGATTCCAGGTCGAGGACAACATTCGGGGCGGCGTGGCGTACCTAGCCTGGCTGATTCGATTGTTCCGGGACGACCTGCGTCTCGCGATGGCTGCATATGTTGCCGGACCGAAGCCAATTCTGGCGCACGGATTAACTTACTCATCGCGGGAAGTCTTTCTGTACGTGTCGCATGTAGCCGCGCGCTGCCGGGCAAGATGCCTTGAAGAGGCAACTGGAGGAAATTGA
- a CDS encoding ornithine cyclodeaminase family protein: MLVLERGRQLLYLSRTNIEALQVSADEVRESVEAVLLEKAAGRYEMAPKPGIHTATDAFIHAMPAYIPALGAAGVKWVSGYPGNHRFDLPYITGLLILNCPETGVPLSVMDCTWITEKRTAAATAVAVRRLAVKGAHRLAIIGAGVQGRANTDAVRRVCPHLQEVAVFDPSEEARSVFAREVFGSSLRVEQAKSTQEAVMGSDIVVTCAPIVKHPHPVITPEWLKPGGVVVSLDFDATVMPSVALAANGLWVDDGPQFEYYRGLGHFTGMPTRFRELATLVSSIDQKRPANDRYLVINLGLGLEDMATATVLYHRALEHSIGTILPC; the protein is encoded by the coding sequence ATGCTAGTATTGGAGCGTGGTCGTCAACTACTCTACCTTTCTCGTACCAATATCGAAGCCCTGCAAGTCTCTGCTGACGAAGTGAGGGAATCTGTGGAAGCGGTTCTTCTGGAGAAGGCAGCAGGCCGGTATGAGATGGCTCCCAAGCCTGGAATCCACACTGCAACCGATGCCTTCATCCATGCGATGCCGGCGTACATTCCGGCCCTAGGAGCGGCGGGCGTCAAATGGGTTAGCGGTTACCCCGGAAACCACCGTTTTGACCTGCCTTACATCACGGGTCTCTTAATCCTGAACTGCCCCGAAACCGGGGTGCCCCTGAGCGTTATGGACTGTACATGGATCACCGAGAAAAGGACGGCGGCCGCCACCGCGGTCGCGGTCCGGAGGCTGGCGGTTAAAGGAGCTCACCGCCTTGCAATTATCGGTGCTGGCGTACAGGGACGAGCCAACACCGACGCCGTCCGCAGGGTCTGCCCCCATCTCCAGGAGGTTGCAGTTTTCGACCCGTCCGAGGAGGCTCGTTCCGTCTTCGCCCGCGAAGTCTTTGGGAGTAGTCTTCGAGTAGAACAGGCGAAGTCGACGCAGGAAGCAGTCATGGGCTCGGATATTGTAGTGACTTGCGCGCCTATTGTGAAGCACCCCCACCCTGTGATTACACCGGAGTGGCTGAAACCGGGGGGAGTCGTCGTTTCGCTGGATTTTGATGCAACCGTCATGCCCTCCGTCGCCCTAGCGGCAAACGGATTGTGGGTAGATGACGGGCCGCAGTTCGAATATTACCGCGGCCTGGGGCACTTTACCGGAATGCCGACGCGCTTTCGAGAGCTCGCGACGCTGGTTTCTTCGATTGATCAGAAACGACCAGCCAATGATCGCTACCTGGTTATCAACCTGGGTCTAGGTCTCGAGGACATGGCGACGGCAACAGTTCTTTACCACCGCGCTCTAGAACATAGTATTGGGACAATCCTTCCCTGCTGA
- a CDS encoding RraA family protein encodes MSKHMASTTLDEQMLNRIAKVKVADLADGHQDLGLAPRVANSTLRPASPMLRLVGTAVTFRLYLNHGQTEYLEEVTQMYELGRSVPHAILVHKNEVPGFTSFGSGGARVAQSHGYAGCVVAGPIRDTQELPSIGFPIFGTSINPLSLRMYKLPYGTSVGVTPGRDVDVAGIKISSGDILVGDNDGLIAIDPQNFEQVLAEAEKICNMEARIFNLLRNGKSFRQILSLDPELQALGQPKFS; translated from the coding sequence ATGAGCAAGCACATGGCATCCACGACACTCGATGAACAAATGCTAAACAGAATAGCGAAGGTCAAGGTGGCAGATCTGGCAGACGGGCACCAGGATCTGGGCTTGGCGCCTCGCGTAGCGAACTCCACTTTGCGGCCGGCGAGCCCAATGCTGCGCCTTGTGGGGACGGCTGTGACGTTCCGTCTCTATTTGAATCACGGGCAAACCGAATATCTAGAAGAAGTAACACAAATGTATGAGCTGGGTCGCAGCGTGCCTCACGCGATCCTTGTCCACAAGAATGAAGTCCCGGGATTTACTTCGTTTGGGTCGGGAGGGGCCCGGGTGGCTCAATCGCATGGATATGCGGGGTGTGTAGTTGCAGGCCCGATAAGGGACACTCAGGAGCTTCCCAGCATCGGGTTCCCGATATTTGGCACTTCCATCAATCCTTTATCCCTTCGTATGTACAAACTACCCTACGGAACAAGTGTAGGTGTCACGCCCGGACGCGATGTCGACGTCGCTGGCATCAAGATTTCATCTGGTGACATATTGGTTGGTGATAATGATGGACTAATAGCCATCGATCCTCAAAACTTTGAGCAGGTCCTCGCCGAGGCAGAAAAGATTTGCAACATGGAAGCTCGAATTTTCAACCTACTTAGGAATGGAAAATCTTTCAGGCAGATCCTGTCTCTGGATCCGGAGTTGCAAGCCCTCGGTCAACCCAAGTTTTCATGA
- a CDS encoding MoxR family ATPase → MFASLEDLRIRLRNTRYIIDAVTLKAVYLAAEMKKPLLVEGPPGSGKTELAYAIASAADTVVERLQCYEGIGEDKAIGKFDEAMQDLFLRLQGNQLTDSWDEIRFRLHSLDFFSQGPLLRALLYRDRPCVLLIDELDKVDQAFEAMLLELLSAWQITVPKLGTIKAQTVPFVVLSSNEERRLGDPLRRRCFYLRFEYPAIEREVEILGLRGTSQDPRLRGQVAGLACALRAWNMEKPPSIAEMLDLAKALEILGMSEINPEDRDLLLPLLAKTFVDRRRLSMNAGFEGLVFDSLRYRDQLAAPDQLMTEVIV, encoded by the coding sequence GTGTTCGCATCCCTTGAAGACCTGCGCATTCGGCTTCGCAATACTCGTTACATCATAGACGCGGTGACGCTCAAGGCCGTGTATCTTGCGGCGGAAATGAAGAAACCGCTGCTGGTGGAAGGCCCACCGGGCTCAGGCAAGACCGAATTGGCCTATGCGATTGCCTCAGCCGCAGATACCGTGGTCGAGCGTCTCCAGTGCTACGAAGGCATTGGAGAGGATAAAGCCATTGGCAAGTTCGATGAAGCCATGCAGGATTTGTTTCTCCGTCTTCAGGGAAACCAGCTCACTGACAGTTGGGACGAAATCCGCTTCCGTCTCCATTCCCTTGATTTCTTCTCTCAAGGCCCGCTTTTGCGCGCGCTGCTGTATCGGGACAGGCCCTGCGTCCTCCTGATCGATGAGCTCGACAAAGTGGATCAAGCCTTCGAAGCGATGTTGCTCGAACTACTCAGCGCATGGCAGATCACAGTCCCGAAGCTGGGAACGATCAAAGCCCAGACGGTTCCCTTTGTGGTCCTCAGCTCGAATGAAGAACGGCGGCTTGGTGACCCGCTTCGCCGCCGATGTTTTTACCTGCGGTTCGAATACCCGGCAATTGAGCGCGAAGTCGAGATCCTGGGCTTACGTGGCACGAGCCAAGACCCAAGGCTGCGAGGCCAAGTGGCTGGGCTGGCCTGTGCGCTACGTGCCTGGAACATGGAGAAACCGCCTTCGATTGCTGAAATGCTGGACCTAGCAAAGGCGCTTGAAATCCTCGGAATGAGCGAGATCAATCCCGAAGACCGGGATTTGCTGCTTCCACTCCTCGCCAAGACCTTCGTGGACCGTCGAAGGCTTTCAATGAACGCGGGGTTTGAGGGATTGGTATTCGATTCACTGCGGTACCGTGACCAACTCGCGGCGCCAGACCAGTTGATGACAGAGGTGATCGTGTGA